The DNA region TATTAAAATGGCTCAAGAGTTTTTAATAGAAGATCTTAAACTTCCAGAATTAAATTTTGTCATGACAGGGGGAAACGTTAAAGAAGATAGGGAATATGATGATTTTAGCAGGTTTGGCGCGTTAGACGAACTTGATATTGATCAAACTTTTGAAGATTCATTAGTCAGGCACCTTTCAGAAAAAAGAACAGGGGCCTGTATCCTTGACCCTAAAAAAGACGGGTGGTATTGGAACGAAATCGAAAAAAAAGTTTCTGATGTCATGGTCTTGGAAGAATATGTAATGGACATTTCCGGTTCCATCAATCCTGAAACTTCAAAATTGATACGGAAAACTGTTTTTTGTTTATGGTATTATCTTGACAAGTTTTATCAAAAAAACGAGAGAAAGTACATTTTTTTTAATGATAATGCTAAAGAAGTAACGCTTGAAGAATTTTTAAGTGTTGAACCAGTAGGAGGAACGCGTTTATCTGAAGGAATTAAGCTGGGGTATGAGATAAGCCAAGAATATAGGGATTATAATAAATTTTTTTTCTTTTTTTCAGATTTGGATAATTCTACTAATGATGACGAAGCAGCATATGAATATATAGAAAGAGTATTAGAAGAATTTGATTATATCTATATTGCAAGAGTTAACCCCAATAAAAAAAATTTAACTGGTTTTTATAAATATGTGGAAAAGTTAAGCAGGGATAATGCCAAAATATATATTTTCGATTTAAATGAATCAAGCATTAAGGAAATGTTGCTGTATTTTTTAGGGCAAAATGGACAAAAAATTAAATATTGAAATTTGCAAGTTAGAAAGGATTGCAAAGGAACAATTAGGATTGGATTTTTATCCGATACAATTTAATCTGGTTTCTCCTGGTTATATTTCGCAAATTGCCTCCTTTGGGCTGCCTGAAAGATTTATCCATTGGGATTTTGGAAGAGAATATAAAAAATTTAACCGGGGTGGCGGGGATATGAAAATATTGGAGCTTGTTTTAAATAATAATCCGGCATATGCATACCTTTCAAAAGATAACACCTATAATGAAAATCTATTTGTTATTGCGCATGTAATGGGACATGCAGACTTTTTTAAGAATAATGGTAATTTTAAAAAGCTTAGTCAAAACATGGTTGATAAAGCGGCAGTAAATGCAAAGATTGTTGATATGTTAAGAGTTGAATATGGTGAAAAAATCGATGAATATTTGACATCGTTATTGTCAGTTGCAAGCTCTTCGATAAATTCGTTGCAGTATGAATATAAAAAGAAAGAAAATTTGTTTTATTATTTATATGGACATGCTGGTAAAAATGAATGTTATCAAAAGTTTTTATTTGATATGATAAAAGAAGAATTTGAATATTTTGATCCTATTTATCGCGCACAAATTGCAAATGAAGGATGGGCAACATTTGCAGAGTTCAATATTTTAAAAGAGTATTTTAATCCGCAGCAATGGTGGGATTTTGCAAGAAATTTTGGATTAAGGCCTGAAGTGTATAAGCTAGGTTTTGAAATTTATAATTCAATATATAAAGAAAATGGTTGGGGGAAATGCTTAGACGTAAGAATGTGTTGTGATGACATAGCATTTGTGCAAAGTTATCTAAGTCAGAATATCGTTAATATGTTAAAAATGGGTTTTAAAAAAGATTCAGGCAAACTTGAAATAGCAAATATTGACGATGTAATTTCTACTCTTGTGGTGCAAAAACAGACTAAGGGTTGCCCTATTTTTACAGTAGATACTGAAAATTCCGAAAAGAGCGGGAGTTTATATATTTTTTATGAGTGTAAGCCCGGAGAAGAATTAGACCCGCTTAATCCTCGAAATACTGCTTTCTTTAAACAAATTTATAATCTTTGGAGAAACGATATCATCTTTGAAATTTATTATCCCGATTCTATAAAAGGCAAAGAATATTTGTATGATCCTGAAGATAAAATTATGAGAATTTTGTAAAAAAGCGATATTTTATAAAAAAGCTATATTGATAATGGCTTCATACGGTTTTTATCAATTACTGATTAATTATCTCCAGTTTACTATGACTTCATCGGTTCGCCAGTAAGGCAAAATTTTTGTATCTTCAATTTTTTGGCGTTTGCCTGCGCGATATTCCAGTATGCCTTGCCATGCGATCATTGCTGCATTATCAATATTGAACTGGTTCTCTAAAATAAAACATCGCGCGCCGCGTTCATCGCACATTTTTATTGACATTTCTTGCAAACGTTTATTGCATGCAACACCGCCCCCAAGTAAAAGTTCAGATTTTCCGCAATGCGCCATTGCGCGCTCACTTACCTCTAACAGCATTGCATATGCAATTTCTTGCGCAGTATATGCAATGTCTTCTTTTGATTCGCCTTGTTTAAATTTTTGTTTTAGATTTGTCAATAGCCCGCCAAAGTTCAAATCCATGCCTTTTACTAAATACGGAACATCTAATAATTTTTTTCCTTTCAAAGAAAGTTCGTAAATTTTTGGACCTCCCGGGAATCCCAAACCTAAACTTCTGGCAAGCGAATCAAGAAAGTTTCCAATTCCTATGTCGAGAGTTTCGCCAAAGATTCTGTATTTTTCGGCCTCATAGGCGATTATCTGAGTATTTGCGCCAGATGCATAAAGCAACACTGGGTCTTTTGCACCTGTTTGCATCAACCCTATTGAAAGGTGTGCCACGCAATGGTTAACTCCTATTATCGGAATATTATATTTTAAAGATAACGCCCTTGCCATCATTGCGCCCACACGAAGCGCGTGTCCTTGTCCGGGGCCTTGTGAAAATGAAACAAGTTCAATATCCTGCATTTCAACGCCCGCCTGTGAAAGAGCATTGTTAAGCACTTTATCGCAGCAGTTTAAATGATGTTCTCCTAACTTAAAAGGAATCATTCCGCCAGTTTCAGTTGTATAAACATCTCTAATATTGCTAAGAATTTTTTTTTCATCCAATACTGCGACACCGAATGTATGGGCAGTTGTTTCAATACCGAGACATTTCATATATAAGTGAGGATAAATTTAAGCTTTTTAAGAATAGCGGTTTTTTTGTAATATTTAATCGAAATCGACACCGCCAGTTACCGCTTCGTTATAAATTGGCGCATATCTGTCTTGCTCTGTTGGGTTTCTCAGGCACTCATTTTCCATTAAAGAAATAATCAAATATGGGCCATAGTGAAACCCACTGGTGGAAAACGAGATTTTAACTTTTTAAAGTATTATCAAAATCAGAGACTAGCTCGAAATTTAATAGTAAATTATAAAAAGATGGGTTTAGCTCTTAATTAATATGTCAGAATTATCGCAATTGGACTATGAACATTTGATTAAGCGTGTAATTGAGTTTAATCCTAACGCTAACTTAGAAATAATCAAGAAAGCTTATGAGTTCATTAAAAAAGCCCATGCTGGCCAAAAACGCGAGTCAGGTGAAGATTATATTCAGCACCCGTTAAGAGTTGCATATGTGCTTGCAAAGCTTGAACTTAATTCTGTAACTATTGCAGCCGGATTATTGCATGATGTAATCGAAGATACAAATACTACTGCTCAAAAGATTAGAGATGAGTTTGGCGAAGAGATTGCTTATTTAGTGAGGGGCGTTACAAAGATTACAAAATTAAAGTTTGAGTCTAAAGAAGAAAAAAAAGCTGAAAATCTTAGGAAAGTATTGTTTGCAACTGCTAAAGATATCAGGGTAATTTTGATTAAACTTGCGGATAGGCTGCATAATATGCAAACCCTAAGATATTGCGTTCCTGAAAAACGTGAAAGAATTGCAACCGAAACTTTGGAAATATATGTGCCCATAGCGCATAAACTTGGTATTTATCTAATAAAAAGTGAACTTGAAGATTTGTGTTTAAGATTTTTACACCCGGACATTTACACGTTTATTGCTGCCAAAGTTTCAGAAAAAAAAGATGAAAGAGAACAAAAAATTACAGAGCTAATTGAACTGCTTAAACTTAAAATAAATGAGATTGAAATTCCTATTTACGCAATCCAGGGCAGAGCTAAATCTTTTCACAGCATATATAATAAAATGAATAAAAAAAATAAATCTTTTGAAGAGATTTATGACTTGCTTGCTCTAAGGATAATAACTAATAGCATTGAAAATTGTTATAAAATTTTAGGCTTAATACATTCTAATTGGGTATATATCAAATCTGAATTTGAAGATTACATCGCCAACCCGAAACCTAACGGATACCAAAGTATACACACACAAATCATGCTAAATAAAAAACCAGTGGAGATTCAAATCAGGACATTGGATATGCACCGAGAATCAGAGGAAGGCATTGCTGCGCACTGGAGATATAAAGGCACAGATAGAGATAAGAAATTTGACCGAAAGATTAGTTGGCTTAAACAAATATTGGAATGGAAAAGAAACTCAACTAATGCGGTTGATTTTATTGAAACATTGAAAATTGATTTATTTAAAGATGAAATTTATGTTATAACCCCGAAAGGTGAACCTATTGCGCTACCTGAAGGTTCCACCCCGGTGGATTTTGCTTATGAGATTCATACTAATCTGGGTAATTTATGCAAACAAGCTAAAGTTAATAATTTAATTAGGCCATTAGATTATGTTTTGCAAAGCGGGGACATTGTTGAAATTATAACTCAAAAAAAAGTTAAACCTTCAAGACAATGGCTTAATTTTGTAAAAACTAATCTTGCAAAAAGTAAAATAAGGCAATCCCTGGGGCTAGTTATAAAAGAAAAAAAGAAAGATAATTTTCAACATTCAAAAGATTTGTTAGATATGGTTATAACTGATATTGACAAAAAAATGGTCCGGATATCTAAATGTTGCAATATTGAGAACGGAACAAAAATAGTTGGTTTTAAAACAA from Candidatus Woesearchaeota archaeon includes:
- a CDS encoding DUF444 family protein, which gives rise to MKRINRGKIAEDAHEKLKRSFKDKIDLDLLLQKEKFIDPETHKIKFETDNLYLPRPFLKEEGNGNGSKELVFGDCADCDGTLNIPDNGGGLDNSAGAESSCEVNYVEFSLEEFIKMAQEFLIEDLKLPELNFVMTGGNVKEDREYDDFSRFGALDELDIDQTFEDSLVRHLSEKRTGACILDPKKDGWYWNEIEKKVSDVMVLEEYVMDISGSINPETSKLIRKTVFCLWYYLDKFYQKNERKYIFFNDNAKEVTLEEFLSVEPVGGTRLSEGIKLGYEISQEYRDYNKFFFFFSDLDNSTNDDEAAYEYIERVLEEFDYIYIARVNPNKKNLTGFYKYVEKLSRDNAKIYIFDLNESSIKEMLLYFLGQNGQKIKY
- a CDS encoding SpoVR family protein; this translates as MDKKLNIEICKLERIAKEQLGLDFYPIQFNLVSPGYISQIASFGLPERFIHWDFGREYKKFNRGGGDMKILELVLNNNPAYAYLSKDNTYNENLFVIAHVMGHADFFKNNGNFKKLSQNMVDKAAVNAKIVDMLRVEYGEKIDEYLTSLLSVASSSINSLQYEYKKKENLFYYLYGHAGKNECYQKFLFDMIKEEFEYFDPIYRAQIANEGWATFAEFNILKEYFNPQQWWDFARNFGLRPEVYKLGFEIYNSIYKENGWGKCLDVRMCCDDIAFVQSYLSQNIVNMLKMGFKKDSGKLEIANIDDVISTLVVQKQTKGCPIFTVDTENSEKSGSLYIFYECKPGEELDPLNPRNTAFFKQIYNLWRNDIIFEIYYPDSIKGKEYLYDPEDKIMRIL
- the kae1 gene encoding N(6)-L-threonylcarbamoyladenine synthase Kae1 — encoded protein: MKCLGIETTAHTFGVAVLDEKKILSNIRDVYTTETGGMIPFKLGEHHLNCCDKVLNNALSQAGVEMQDIELVSFSQGPGQGHALRVGAMMARALSLKYNIPIIGVNHCVAHLSIGLMQTGAKDPVLLYASGANTQIIAYEAEKYRIFGETLDIGIGNFLDSLARSLGLGFPGGPKIYELSLKGKKLLDVPYLVKGMDLNFGGLLTNLKQKFKQGESKEDIAYTAQEIAYAMLLEVSERAMAHCGKSELLLGGGVACNKRLQEMSIKMCDERGARCFILENQFNIDNAAMIAWQGILEYRAGKRQKIEDTKILPYWRTDEVIVNWR
- a CDS encoding bifunctional (p)ppGpp synthetase/guanosine-3',5'-bis(diphosphate) 3'-pyrophosphohydrolase, whose amino-acid sequence is MSELSQLDYEHLIKRVIEFNPNANLEIIKKAYEFIKKAHAGQKRESGEDYIQHPLRVAYVLAKLELNSVTIAAGLLHDVIEDTNTTAQKIRDEFGEEIAYLVRGVTKITKLKFESKEEKKAENLRKVLFATAKDIRVILIKLADRLHNMQTLRYCVPEKRERIATETLEIYVPIAHKLGIYLIKSELEDLCLRFLHPDIYTFIAAKVSEKKDEREQKITELIELLKLKINEIEIPIYAIQGRAKSFHSIYNKMNKKNKSFEEIYDLLALRIITNSIENCYKILGLIHSNWVYIKSEFEDYIANPKPNGYQSIHTQIMLNKKPVEIQIRTLDMHRESEEGIAAHWRYKGTDRDKKFDRKISWLKQILEWKRNSTNAVDFIETLKIDLFKDEIYVITPKGEPIALPEGSTPVDFAYEIHTNLGNLCKQAKVNNLIRPLDYVLQSGDIVEIITQKKVKPSRQWLNFVKTNLAKSKIRQSLGLVIKEKKKDNFQHSKDLLDMVITDIDKKMVRISKCCNIENGTKIVGFKTKDNRVHIHNSDCPNVKELDQNKLINMQLTEQKEDLIKFNITVKDRIGIAMDILSAISTKGINIKSINMKEHRGNTIVSIKIDIAKLTPEQLNDLILEIKAIRDVVDLNQI